From a region of the Gemmatimonas aurantiaca genome:
- a CDS encoding serine/threonine-protein kinase produces the protein MTHPPPEFLDLQAALAGEYSLQRELGRGGMGIVYLARDVHLDRDVAIKVLPPAIASDEGSRQRFLREARMAAGLSHPHIVPIHRVGEAGGFVFFVMTYVAGETLGERLRTHGPLAPDHARRVLREVAWALAYAHGRGIVHRDVKPDNILLETGTGRALVTDFGIAQQSETRRVGEAGALSDAGLIMGTAHFMSPEQIANTAVDGRSDIYALGVVGYLAVSGRLPVESGALPAVPGRTAMEAMPGVMTVAPGLPLVMAATIDRCLARDPAARFQDGEALAAALAPPTDVRPTLAPSLRAWLNAGNPLLVPYLAWAGGFGVLTTANLIAWVTGNRPDGPLDIVVLAVITAAPLLPVVGYHLYQAHRQFRAGHTLGELRAALEVARRERMEADALTRGEPEPTSHKRLRVATLVAATWLAVTFGLVVSGIIHERWVPPVFFVAPVLTTLVLGAVSNALDVPFVPARFRSWWQAGIRERLWNSRVGQWWARRLGAPERALNPDAFRATEVALGVAAGDLFAALPAAYRAELHELPAMVEMLEARAAAARAEMDVIAALSASAPQEADVLAARRQAAGAQLRESVAALEGIRLDLLRLHAGTSDLAPLTTLIDAARLLGEDVQRLADARREVDVLMRVSS, from the coding sequence GTGACCCATCCCCCTCCCGAATTCCTCGATCTGCAGGCGGCGCTCGCCGGAGAGTATTCCCTCCAGCGTGAGCTGGGCCGCGGCGGGATGGGCATCGTGTATCTCGCGCGGGATGTGCACCTCGACCGGGACGTGGCGATCAAGGTGCTGCCACCGGCCATCGCGAGCGATGAGGGATCACGCCAGCGGTTTCTGCGCGAGGCCCGCATGGCGGCGGGGTTGTCCCATCCGCACATCGTCCCGATTCATCGGGTGGGCGAAGCCGGTGGGTTCGTCTTCTTCGTCATGACGTACGTGGCGGGAGAGACGCTGGGTGAACGACTCCGCACGCACGGCCCCCTGGCGCCCGATCACGCGAGACGGGTGTTGCGTGAAGTGGCGTGGGCGCTGGCGTATGCCCATGGCCGCGGCATCGTGCATCGTGATGTGAAGCCCGACAACATTCTGCTCGAGACGGGAACGGGACGGGCGCTCGTCACCGACTTCGGCATCGCGCAGCAGTCGGAGACACGACGCGTCGGCGAGGCGGGAGCGCTGTCGGATGCCGGTCTGATCATGGGCACGGCGCACTTCATGAGTCCGGAGCAGATCGCCAACACCGCCGTGGATGGTCGCAGTGACATCTACGCGCTCGGTGTGGTGGGTTATCTGGCTGTGAGCGGTCGTCTGCCTGTCGAGTCGGGCGCTCTGCCCGCCGTGCCGGGGCGTACGGCGATGGAGGCAATGCCGGGTGTCATGACCGTTGCGCCCGGCCTTCCGCTTGTGATGGCCGCGACCATCGATCGTTGTCTCGCGCGCGATCCGGCCGCGCGTTTTCAGGACGGTGAGGCGCTGGCGGCTGCGCTCGCCCCACCCACCGATGTGCGTCCGACACTCGCGCCGTCGTTACGCGCCTGGCTGAATGCGGGCAACCCCCTGCTCGTGCCGTATCTGGCGTGGGCGGGCGGATTCGGCGTGCTGACGACCGCGAATCTCATTGCCTGGGTGACGGGAAACCGGCCCGACGGTCCCCTGGACATCGTGGTCCTGGCGGTCATCACGGCGGCCCCGCTCCTGCCGGTGGTTGGTTATCACCTGTATCAGGCGCATCGTCAGTTTCGCGCAGGACATACACTCGGCGAGCTTCGCGCGGCGCTGGAGGTGGCCCGACGTGAACGGATGGAGGCCGACGCACTCACACGCGGCGAACCGGAACCGACTTCACACAAGAGGCTGCGCGTGGCGACGCTCGTGGCGGCCACCTGGCTCGCGGTCACGTTCGGATTGGTGGTCAGCGGCATCATTCACGAACGCTGGGTTCCTCCCGTGTTCTTCGTGGCGCCGGTGCTGACCACGCTGGTGCTGGGAGCCGTGAGCAATGCGCTGGACGTGCCGTTCGTTCCCGCGCGGTTCCGTTCGTGGTGGCAGGCGGGCATACGCGAGCGTCTCTGGAACAGCCGGGTGGGGCAGTGGTGGGCGCGCCGGCTGGGTGCGCCGGAGCGCGCATTGAATCCGGACGCCTTTCGTGCCACCGAAGTGGCTCTCGGTGTGGCGGCGGGCGATCTGTTTGCGGCATTGCCGGCCGCCTATCGGGCCGAACTGCACGAATTGCCGGCCATGGTGGAGATGCTGGAAGCCCGGGCGGCCGCTGCGCGGGCGGAGATGGATGTGATCGCCGCGCTGTCGGCATCCGCGCCACAGGAAGCCGATGTCCTGGCCGCACGCCGGCAGGCCGCTGGCGCGCAGTTGCGGGAAAGTGTCGCGGCACTGGAAGGCATTCGCCTCGACCTGCTACGACTGCATGCCGGCACGAGCGATCTGGCGCCGCTCACGACGCTCATCGATGCGGCTCGGCTGCTGGGCGAAGACGTGCAGCGACTCGCCGATGCGCGGCGGGAGGTGGATGTCCTGATGCGGGTGTCTTCGTAA
- a CDS encoding YhgN family NAAT transporter — MDVMAAVVTLFLVMDPLGNVPMFLSVLKTVDPKRRRRVLVREIAFAYAVLVIFALLGRSLLDFLGLQPEAVGIAGGIVLFLIALRMIFPDHGAASGDGLEGEPFIVPLAIPLVAGPSTLATLLLLESAAGASLGLLMLAMTIAWALSALILLSSTSLFRMLGERGLIAMERLMGMLLVMVAVQMLLNGLRTSLKAG, encoded by the coding sequence ATGGATGTGATGGCCGCGGTCGTGACGTTGTTTCTCGTGATGGATCCCCTCGGGAACGTGCCCATGTTCCTGTCGGTGCTGAAGACGGTGGATCCCAAACGCCGTCGTCGGGTGCTGGTGCGTGAGATTGCCTTTGCCTACGCCGTCCTGGTGATCTTCGCACTGCTCGGGCGGTCGTTACTCGATTTTCTGGGACTGCAACCGGAGGCCGTGGGGATCGCCGGCGGCATCGTGCTCTTTCTCATCGCGTTGCGCATGATCTTCCCCGATCATGGCGCGGCGTCGGGTGATGGGCTCGAAGGGGAACCCTTCATCGTGCCGCTGGCCATTCCACTCGTGGCCGGTCCATCGACCCTGGCCACGCTGCTTCTGCTCGAGAGCGCGGCCGGAGCATCGCTGGGTTTGCTCATGCTGGCCATGACGATCGCCTGGGCATTGAGCGCGCTCATTCTGCTGTCGTCCACATCGCTCTTCCGCATGCTCGGTGAACGTGGACTCATCGCCATGGAGCGGCTGATGGGGATGCTGCTGGTCATGGTGGCCGTGCAGATGTTGTTGAACGGTCTGCGGACCTCACTCAAGGCGGGATGA
- a CDS encoding TfoX/Sxy family protein encodes MATSREFMDFVHERIGLGARVTSRRMFGEYAVYLDGKVLLFVCDNCVFLKPTTAAEPLVHHLPQGAPYPGAKAYRILDELLEDPVRLQEVLQVTADALPMPKPRTAKKKSK; translated from the coding sequence ATGGCCACATCCAGAGAGTTCATGGATTTTGTGCACGAGCGCATCGGTCTCGGTGCGCGTGTCACGAGTCGCCGGATGTTCGGCGAGTACGCGGTCTATCTCGATGGCAAGGTGCTGCTGTTCGTCTGCGACAACTGTGTCTTCCTGAAACCCACGACGGCGGCCGAACCGCTGGTGCACCATCTGCCGCAAGGTGCGCCCTATCCGGGCGCAAAAGCATACCGGATCCTCGACGAATTGCTCGAGGATCCGGTGCGTTTGCAGGAAGTGCTTCAGGTGACGGCGGATGCACTGCCGATGCCGAAGCCCAGAACCGCGAAGAAAAAATCGAAGTGA
- the moeB gene encoding molybdopterin-synthase adenylyltransferase MoeB, whose translation MTPSPQHPPPLPPLSQEERDRYRRQLVLPSFGVPGQQRLKASRVLIVGAGGLGSPAALHLAAAGVGTIGLVDHDVVDVTNLHRQLLHGTQDIGRDKLASARDRLQQINPLVQVVTHDCWLTSTNALEIIAGYDLVIDGTDNFATRYLVNDACVLLGKPNVHGSVFRFDGQASVFAMPDGPCYRCLHPEPPPPEMVPNCAEGGVLGVLPGLVGTIQATEAIKVLTGIGTSLAGRLLMIDAFTMQFRSVTIARDPACPACGARTLTALIDYDQFCGTPGLHALPDARAREIAPATLRTWQAHREPFALVDVREPAETAQGVIAGARLIPMARLQEALPTLPQDRPLVLVCKSGVRSARAARQLEAAGFTRVFSLTGGMMQWEELVSDEHAEEHAATDNQTTST comes from the coding sequence TTGACCCCGTCTCCGCAGCACCCGCCGCCGCTGCCTCCACTCTCACAGGAGGAACGCGACCGCTACCGGCGCCAGCTCGTGCTGCCGTCGTTCGGTGTTCCGGGTCAACAGCGCCTGAAAGCGTCGCGCGTGCTGATCGTGGGGGCCGGCGGGCTCGGCTCGCCGGCCGCCCTCCATCTCGCGGCCGCCGGTGTCGGAACCATCGGCCTCGTGGACCACGATGTCGTGGACGTCACCAATCTCCATCGGCAGTTGCTGCACGGCACGCAGGACATCGGGCGCGACAAGCTCGCTTCCGCGCGGGACCGCCTGCAGCAGATCAATCCGCTGGTGCAGGTGGTGACGCACGACTGCTGGCTCACCTCCACCAACGCCCTGGAGATCATTGCCGGATACGATCTGGTCATCGACGGCACCGACAACTTCGCGACACGCTATCTCGTGAACGACGCCTGCGTGTTGCTCGGCAAACCCAATGTGCACGGGTCGGTGTTCCGCTTCGATGGACAGGCATCGGTCTTCGCCATGCCGGACGGTCCCTGCTATCGCTGTCTCCACCCGGAGCCGCCACCGCCGGAGATGGTGCCGAATTGCGCCGAGGGCGGCGTGCTGGGCGTGTTGCCCGGCCTGGTTGGCACCATCCAGGCGACGGAGGCCATCAAGGTGCTGACGGGAATCGGCACGTCACTGGCAGGCCGGCTCCTGATGATCGACGCATTCACCATGCAGTTCCGCTCCGTGACGATCGCCCGCGATCCGGCGTGCCCGGCCTGCGGCGCCAGGACGCTCACCGCGCTCATCGATTACGACCAGTTCTGCGGCACACCGGGACTGCATGCGCTGCCGGACGCGCGGGCCAGAGAGATTGCGCCGGCCACGCTGCGCACATGGCAGGCACACCGGGAGCCGTTCGCACTCGTCGATGTACGTGAACCAGCGGAGACCGCGCAGGGCGTTATCGCGGGAGCCCGTCTCATCCCGATGGCGAGACTCCAGGAAGCACTGCCGACATTGCCGCAGGATCGTCCATTGGTGCTGGTGTGCAAGAGTGGCGTGCGCAGCGCACGGGCGGCGCGTCAGCTCGAGGCGGCGGGATTCACCCGGGTGTTTTCACTGACCGGCGGCATGATGCAGTGGGAGGAGCTGGTCAGTGACGAACACGCTGAAGAACACGCGGCGACTGACAATCAGACCACCAGCACCTGA